The following proteins come from a genomic window of Malus domestica chromosome 02, GDT2T_hap1:
- the LOC139192025 gene encoding pollen-specific leucine-rich repeat extensin-like protein 2, which yields MCFLFFFLTIPLRHHIPNISSSHPDPFLPSDLDSLSAAYLSTPPVGPSPTPGPPDPTSLNPLPAESTPAELTPLLSPSPLPDHSPPTPLLSPPPSPPPTSLAPRRSGRSTRPPVYLQDFHLETSLPSRTASSSSSNMVTRSGTAHPISQFLSYAHLSHPHKTYLAQLTLLKEPTSFSQAVQIPHWRDAMKTEIAALQANGTWSLVPLPPHKRPIGAQLNATKPA from the coding sequence ATgtgtttccttttcttcttcctcaccaTTCCGCTGCGTCACCACATTCCCAACATTTCTTCATCGCACCCTGACCCGTTTTTACCATCTGATTTGGACTCCCTTTCCGCAGCCTACCTGTCTACACCTCCCGTTGGGCCTTCACCCACACCTGGCCCACCTGACCCCACCTCTCTTAACCCCCTTCCTGCAGAATCCACACCCGCCGAACTCACACCTCTGCTTTCTCCTTCTCCGCTCCCCGATCATTCTCCACCGACACCTCTCCTTTCCCCACCACCGTCACCCCCGCCTACCAGCCTCGCTCCGCGCCGCAGCGGTCGCTCCACCCGACCGCCCGTCTATTTGCAGGACTTTCATCTCGAGACTAGCCTCCCTTCCCGGACCGCCTCATCATCGTCTTCGAACATGGTCACCCGTTCAGGTACGGCTCACCCGATCTCTCAATTTTTGTCTTATGCTCAcctttctcaccctcacaaaacCTATCTTGCTCAACTTACTCTCCTTAAAGAACCCACAAGTTTCTCTCAGGCAGTCCAAATCCCCCACTGGCGTGATGCCATGAAAACTGAGATTGCTGCCTTACAAGCTAATGGGACTTGGAGCTTGGTGCCGTTGCCTCCTCATAAGCGGCCGATCGGGGCACAGTTGAACGCTACAAAGCCCGCTTAG
- the LOC108171468 gene encoding uncharacterized protein has product MADDKPSGTASGTQWDNPTHQLYLHHSDQPGAILVPQPLVEDNYSTWKQSMTMALTVKNKIGLVDGSIEEPSGKNLHEWQQWNRCNNLVQTWLLGSMSKDIASSVINCKNARQMWLELQERCSHVNVVQLFNIENEIHDCVQGGMSVGSYFTKLKGLWDARDALCTFPICTCGSVKELAAYLDTQKTMKFLMGLNDSYASVRSNTLLQDPLPTVNKAYSLVLRHEKQSEVTAGKASTQPDAAVFAVKNAVKNANRESEGEKDELKCTKCNKTNHTTKTCRAHLKCAFCGWKGHTAEYCRKKKAAAETNFGAVLSKGNQAATCSTDKKEMKFPFTAEECKQILSMLHNKSSSANHVSNPAIHEELSGPTFGDDDWDGN; this is encoded by the exons ATGGCAGACGATAAACCATCAGGCACGGCTTCAGGAACCCAGTGGGATAATCCCACTCATCAACTATATCTTCATCATTCAGACCAACCCGGCGCTATTCTTGTGCCGCAGCCATTGGTCGAAGACAATTACAGCACATGGAAACAATCCATGACTATGGCCTTAACGGTCAAGAACAAAATCGGACTCGTAGACGGTTCGATCGAAGAACCAAGTGGAAAGAATCTCCATGAATGGCAGCAGTGGAATCGCTGCAATAATCTGGTCCAGACTTGGCTGCTAGGGTCGATGTCGAAAGACATCGCTAGCAGCGTTATCAATTGTAAGAACGCCAGGCAGATGTGGCTGGAACTGCAGGAGCGATGCTCGCATGTGAACGTGGTTCAACTGTTCAATATCGAGAACGAGATTCATGATTGTGTGCAAGGAGGTATGTCTGTGGGATCTTACTTCACGAAGTTAAAGGGACTCTGGGATGCCCGTGACGCTCTCTGCACTTTTCCGATCTGCACCTGTGGCTCAGTCAAGGAACTGGCTGCATATTTGGACACACAGAAAACTATGAAGTTCCTCATGGGCCTCAATGACTCATATGCAAGTGTTCGCAGCAACACCTTGCTGCAAGATCCATTACCCACAGTAAACAAAGCGTACTCCCTTGTTCTGAGGCATGAGAAGCAATCGGAAGTAACAGCAggaaaagcttcaacacaaccGGATGCGGCTGTGTTTGCCGTGAAGAATGCCGTGAAGAATGCCAACCGTGAATCCGAAGGAGAAAAAGATGAGTTGAAGTGCACCAAGTGCAACAAGACAAACCACACTACCAAGACTTGTCGGGCACATCTCAAATGTGCATTTTGTGGCTGGAAGGGTCACACGGCAGAATACTGCCGCAAGAAGAAGGCAGCGGCTGAGACTAATTTTGGGGCAGTGCTTTCCAAAGGGAATCAAGCAGCAACGTGTTCGACAGACAAGAAGGAGATGAAGTTCCCGTTTACTGCTGAAGAATGCAAACAAATCTTGAGTATGCTACACAATAAATCCTCATCTGCCAATCATGTTAGTAATCCTGCAATCCATGAAGAACTTTCAG GACCTACGTTCGGGGATGATGATTGGGACGGGAATTGA
- the LOC114822011 gene encoding dynamin-related protein 4C-like: MEGNRKQTKLGSKTTTSSSSSTTTTFKDEGSSAALVVGAEHAVPLSVVEDAPIVSSYNDKIRPLLDAVDKLRNLMVMEEGIQLPTIVVVGDQSSGKSSVLESLAGISLPRGHGICTRVPLVMRLQHHSSREPELSLQYNRRVEHTDEDNISEDIVNATNLIAGEGKGISDTPLTLLVKKKGVPDLTMVDLPGITRVPINGQPEDICDQIKNMIKEYIKPEECIILNVLSATVDFPTCESIQMSQTADKTGERTLAVVTKVDKAPEGLLEKVTADDVNIGLGYVCVRNRIGDETYEEARANADKLFRTHPLLSKIDKSMVGIHVLADKLVQIQAASIARNLPDIVKKINDKLNSCISELKKMPKSLSSDAEAITAFMQIIGVSKESLRKILVRGEFDEYPGDKRMHCTARLVEMLNQYSDELLKCNESDPTVNFLTEEIRILEEAKGITLPNFLPRNAFLSILQGKVRGISDIPIRFVEQVWSYIEDVVLAVLMHNTQDYYHLHLATRRAGHNLIAKMKEKSINWILEIVEMEKHTDYTCNPEYAAECSRLMTKQNAFLDGLNDEKRPSKIVIGGIGEVEVEGLRKYKSVDLSQAYDLKIRMTAYWKVVLRRLVDSMALHLQLNVANLVNKDMEMEIVGELVGPNHGCGIEKMLEESPSTAVKREKLNKSIKKLKDSKEVVGKIMDGVITYAG; the protein is encoded by the coding sequence ATGGAAGGAAATAGGAAGCAAACAAAACTTGGTTCAAAAACCACCacctcatcatcttcatcaaccACAACCACTTTCAAAGATGAAGGTTCATCAGCAGCACTCGTTGTTGGAGCAGAACATGCTGTACCGCTCAGCGTCGTTGAGGACGCGCCTATCGTGTCATCCTACAACGACAAAATCCGTCCGCTGCTCGATGCAGTTGACAAGCTGCGTAACCTCATGGTTATGGAGGAAGGTATACAGCTCCCCACCATTGTTGTCGTCGGAGACCAGTCGTCCGGCAAATCTAGCGTCCTCGAGTCCCTCGCCGGCATCAGCCTGCCACGTGGACACGGTATCTGCACCAGGGTGCCTCTCGTAATGAGGCTTCAACACCATTCCAGTCGTGAACCGGAGCTCTCCTTGCAGTACAATCGCAGAGTGGAGCACACTGACGAGGACAACATTTCTGAAGACATTGTCAATGCCACTAATTTGATTGCTGGTGAAGGTAAGGGTATTTCAGATACCCCATTGACTTTGCTTGTGAAAAAGAAGGGCGTGCCTGATTTGACCATGGTTGATCTCCCTGGAATCACTAGGGTTCCAATCAATGGCCAGCCTGAAGATATTTGtgatcaaattaaaaatatgatCAAGGAGTATATAAAACCAGAAGAGTGCATCATACTAAATGTGTTGTCTGCTACTGTTGATTTTCCTACTTGTGAGTCGATTCAGATGTCACAGACTGCTGATAAAACCGGTGAGAGGACTCTTGCTGTAGTCACCAAGGTTGATAAAGCACCAGAAGGGTTACTTGAGAAGGTTACAGCTGATGATGTCAACATTGGTCTAGGTTATGTCTGCGTGCGGAACCGGATCGGAGATGAAACGTACGAGGAGGCAAGGGCAAATGCCGACAAACTGTTTCGAACTCATCCTCTTCTTTCAAAGATTGATAAGTCTATGGTGGGAATTCATGTTTTGGCTGACAAGTTGGTGCAAATTCAAGCTGCTAGCATAGCCAGGAACTTGCCGGATATCGTTaagaagatcaatgacaagCTCAACTCTTGCATTTCAGAGCTCAAGAAAATGCCAAAGAGTCTATCCTCCGATGCTGAGGCTATCACTGCTTTCATGCAAATCATTGGAGTATCCAAAGAATCCCTCAGGAAAATTCTTGTGAGAGGAGAATTTGACGAATACCCGGGTGACAAGCGCATGCATTGCACCGCTAGGCTGGTTGAGATGCTCAATCAGTACTCGGATGAACTTCTTAAGTGCAATGAAAGTGACCCAACAGTTAATTTCTTGACTGAGGAGATTAGGATTTTGGAGGAAGCTAAAGGTATCACTCTTCCTAATTTTCTTCCGCGCAACgcttttctttccattttgcAGGGAAAAGTGAGAGGGATTTCAGATATACCCATCAGGTTTGTTGAGCAGGTGTGGAGTTATATTGAGGATGTGGTTCTTGCTGTGCTAATGCATAATACACAAGACTATTATCATCTCCATTTGGCCACCAGAAGAGCTGGCCATAATCTCATAGCAAAGATGAAAGAAAAGTCAATCAACTGGATCTTGGAGATTGTGGAAATGGAGAAACACACTGATTACACTTGTAATCCTGAATATGCAGCTGAATGTAGTAGGCTTATGACCAAGCAGAATGCCTTCCTAGACGGTTTGAACGACGAGAAACGTCCTTCCAAGATAGTTATAGGGGGTATTGGGGAGGTTGAAGTTGAAGGCCTGAGGAAGTATAAAAGTGTTGATCTATCTCAGGCTTACGACTTGAAAATCCGGATGACTGCCTATTGGAAGGTTGTTCTGAGAAGGCTGGTTGACAGTATGGCTTTGCATTTGCAGTTGAACGTTGCTAACCTTGTGAACAAGGACATGGAGATGGAGATTGTGGGAGAGCTAGTCGGACCTAATCACGGCTGTGGGATTGAAAAGATGCTGGAGGAATCTCCATCAACTGCAGTCAAGCGTGAGAAGCTCAACAAGAGCATCAAAAAGCTCAAGGATTCGAAAGAGGTGGTTGGTAAGATCATGGATGGCGTTATAACTTATGCTGGTTAA